The following coding sequences lie in one Haladaptatus sp. DJG-WS-42 genomic window:
- a CDS encoding MBL fold metallo-hydrolase codes for MKQIQLECTVFEGENSVYLFGADDPDTPVTLVDAGVAVEEVRDQLQSALASENLSFADIETVFLTHFHGDHSGLAGFIQEKSDATIYAHHADADLIERDVDAWESLFEAQKTKLNEWGMPVDKQEELIPFLEGVETMSDGAPTVTRFEAGARFEVGDLTFETVHMPGHTDGQCGFVVDRGEGNELLSGDALLPKYTPNVGGADVRVDKPLQKYLDTLMDIVAADYTVAWPGHRQRIDDPAGRAKYIIDHHRERTEKVLNVLRNHGPADAWTVSAHLFGDLHSIHILHGPGEAYAHLSHLEADGVVENTEDGYVILDSEPVLDELFPAVELA; via the coding sequence GTGAAGCAGATTCAACTTGAGTGTACGGTGTTCGAGGGGGAAAACAGCGTGTACCTCTTCGGTGCGGACGACCCGGACACACCGGTCACGCTCGTGGACGCGGGCGTTGCGGTCGAAGAAGTACGCGACCAACTTCAGTCAGCACTCGCCTCCGAGAACCTCTCCTTTGCGGACATCGAAACGGTGTTTCTGACCCACTTCCACGGCGACCACAGTGGATTGGCGGGATTCATTCAGGAAAAAAGCGACGCGACGATTTACGCCCACCACGCGGACGCAGACCTCATCGAACGCGACGTAGACGCGTGGGAGTCGTTGTTCGAGGCCCAGAAAACGAAGTTGAACGAGTGGGGGATGCCTGTGGACAAACAGGAAGAACTCATCCCGTTCCTCGAAGGCGTTGAAACGATGTCAGATGGCGCGCCAACCGTTACGCGATTCGAGGCGGGTGCGCGCTTCGAGGTGGGCGACCTGACGTTCGAAACCGTCCACATGCCCGGACACACAGACGGTCAGTGTGGGTTCGTCGTCGACCGCGGCGAGGGCAACGAACTGCTCTCGGGCGACGCACTCCTTCCGAAATACACGCCAAACGTCGGCGGCGCTGACGTGCGCGTAGACAAACCCCTGCAAAAATATCTCGATACGCTGATGGACATCGTAGCCGCAGACTACACCGTCGCGTGGCCCGGTCACCGCCAGCGCATCGACGACCCAGCAGGCCGCGCGAAGTACATCATCGACCACCACCGCGAACGCACGGAAAAAGTGCTCAATGTCCTTCGCAACCACGGCCCTGCAGACGCATGGACGGTGAGTGCGCACCTGTTCGGTGACCTGCATTCGATTCACATTCTCCACGGCCCGGGCGAGGCGTACGCTCACCTCTCGCATCTCGAAGCGGATGGCGTGGTTGAAAATACCGAAGACGGCTACGTGATACTCGATTCCGAGCCAGTCTTAGACGAGCTGTTCCCAGCCGTCGAACTGGCTTAA
- a CDS encoding MoaD/ThiS family protein encodes MVTVHLGSTYADAIGEASLTEPVLTETTVFALLSEIAETHPSVHALWFRSNGQLRGHVEVSVNDTAIQELRGPETAIRAGDELTVKPALGC; translated from the coding sequence ATGGTCACGGTTCACCTCGGTTCGACCTACGCAGACGCGATAGGCGAGGCTTCGCTCACCGAACCAGTTTTGACAGAGACGACCGTGTTTGCCCTGCTTTCGGAAATTGCGGAGACACATCCTAGCGTTCACGCACTCTGGTTTCGGTCGAACGGACAACTCCGCGGGCACGTCGAGGTTTCCGTGAACGACACTGCAATACAGGAGTTACGAGGGCCAGAAACTGCGATTCGAGCGGGCGATGAGCTCACGGTCAAGCCAGCGCTTGGGTGTTAG
- a CDS encoding NAD(P)/FAD-dependent oxidoreductase codes for MSETPEYDVTVVGGGPAGLTAALYTTRLSHDTAVINRGGGRAAMMMETHNVIGITEDVSGNEFLQTAVEQLEGYGTDYFRDTVTSITATEDGPRRYHVEAGNVSVYTDFLVLATGFNDKRPDPPLPRTGRGLHYCLHCDAYMFVDEPVYVMGHSNSAAYVAMIMLNFTDRVDLLLRGEEPTWSDETDELLRAHPVTIIEAEIESKFQDEDDPTWLGGFVFEDGTRREYKGGFPMYGSEFNTDLAESLGVELTDDGMIAAGDHGETNVEGIYAVGDVTPGHNQIPVALGEGAKAGISIHYSARKFPMSLDEIEAAGGEIDLTEAPAISEKLREAAAKHDAGEAAADD; via the coding sequence ATGAGTGAGACGCCCGAGTACGATGTGACCGTTGTCGGCGGTGGCCCCGCCGGATTGACTGCCGCGCTGTACACGACCCGCCTGTCCCACGACACGGCGGTCATCAACCGTGGCGGCGGTCGTGCGGCGATGATGATGGAGACGCACAACGTCATCGGCATCACCGAAGACGTGTCTGGCAACGAATTCCTTCAAACCGCAGTCGAACAGTTAGAAGGCTACGGCACGGACTACTTCCGCGATACCGTCACCTCGATTACCGCGACTGAGGACGGGCCGCGTCGCTACCACGTCGAAGCCGGGAACGTCTCTGTCTACACTGACTTCCTCGTGTTGGCGACGGGCTTCAACGACAAGCGACCCGACCCACCACTGCCGCGCACGGGTCGTGGCCTCCACTACTGTCTCCACTGTGACGCCTACATGTTCGTCGACGAGCCGGTGTACGTGATGGGCCACTCGAACAGCGCCGCGTACGTGGCGATGATTATGCTCAACTTCACCGACCGCGTTGACCTGCTGTTGCGCGGTGAGGAGCCGACGTGGTCTGACGAAACGGACGAGCTCCTTCGCGCCCACCCAGTCACGATCATCGAAGCGGAAATCGAGTCAAAATTCCAAGACGAAGACGACCCGACGTGGCTCGGCGGCTTTGTCTTCGAAGACGGCACCCGCCGCGAGTACAAGGGTGGCTTCCCGATGTACGGCTCAGAGTTCAACACCGACCTCGCCGAGTCGCTCGGCGTGGAACTCACCGACGACGGGATGATTGCCGCAGGCGACCACGGCGAGACGAATGTTGAAGGCATCTATGCGGTCGGTGACGTGACGCCTGGCCACAACCAAATTCCCGTCGCCCTCGGCGAAGGCGCGAAAGCTGGAATCTCCATCCACTACAGCGCTCGCAAGTTCCCGATGTCGCTAGACGAAATTGAGGCCGCAGGCGGCGAAATCGACCTCACAGAAGCGCCAGCAATCTCGGAAAAACTCCGTGAAGCAGCTGCGAAACACGATGCGGGTGAAGCGGCTGCAGACGACTGA
- a CDS encoding uracil-DNA glycosylase family protein produces MQKITDRTRNPFGMRTPAEYEQTAGQTAFGYGDVNADFHLIGDHPGVHGGTDTGVPFTDSVAGERLQPIFHELGFLDATYADEPTPDNLYASYIHMCAVTAGKTPTEKQYAALERFFDAELRAINGHILLPVGEQATRHVVREYTTQERHLDFDMAALHATDIRGGGFLVFPIRDPTEWDGGDADRLETNLRALLNSDYRQTKGVATMIG; encoded by the coding sequence GTGCAGAAGATTACCGACCGAACGCGCAACCCGTTTGGAATGCGCACGCCCGCAGAGTACGAACAGACCGCCGGGCAGACGGCGTTCGGCTACGGTGACGTAAACGCTGATTTCCACCTCATCGGTGACCACCCGGGCGTCCACGGCGGAACGGATACCGGGGTTCCCTTCACCGACAGCGTGGCCGGAGAGCGCCTCCAGCCGATTTTCCACGAGCTTGGCTTCCTCGATGCCACCTACGCAGACGAACCAACGCCGGACAACCTGTATGCGTCGTACATCCACATGTGCGCCGTCACAGCCGGAAAAACGCCCACGGAAAAACAGTATGCAGCACTCGAACGCTTCTTCGACGCCGAACTGCGCGCCATCAACGGCCACATCTTGCTGCCGGTCGGCGAGCAGGCCACGCGCCACGTCGTCCGTGAGTACACCACTCAAGAGCGTCACCTCGATTTCGACATGGCCGCCCTCCACGCCACCGACATCCGCGGCGGCGGGTTTCTCGTCTTTCCGATTCGAGACCCGACCGAGTGGGACGGCGGCGACGCAGACCGCCTCGAAACCAACCTCCGTGCGCTGTTGAACTCTGATTACCGGCAGACGAAAGGCGTGGCAACGATGATTGGCTGA
- a CDS encoding succinylglutamate desuccinylase/aspartoacylase family protein — MAEFSNTFHYNGETVEPGEVRTLRHGISETYLGDPVEIPVTIINGRHPGPSVFLTAAIHGDELNGVKVVQEVASRYSPTELHGTLVCVHVVNIPGYLAQQRYLPIYDLDLNRSFPGSERSNTAERMANALFTTFIKQCDFGLDFHTSTRNRTTMFHVRADMNNPNVARLARSFGANVILGGGGDGGSLRGAATSAGTPTITIEMGQAHRFQQRLIKRALDGVESVLAEYELLPDRAIHWPGWIKVIDDSSDKRWLRADVGGLVEMHHGRRELVYEGEVIATISDHFRDEVHEVTAPFTGLLVGLLQNPVAAPGHPLCHLVSVDDRTLEVIESEQDRIQRRNAVLEGF, encoded by the coding sequence ATGGCCGAATTTTCGAACACCTTTCACTACAACGGGGAAACGGTCGAGCCAGGGGAAGTGCGTACCCTCCGCCACGGAATCAGCGAGACGTATCTCGGTGACCCGGTCGAAATTCCCGTCACCATCATCAACGGTCGCCACCCCGGCCCGTCGGTGTTTCTCACCGCTGCCATCCACGGCGACGAACTGAACGGCGTCAAAGTCGTCCAAGAAGTCGCGTCGCGATACAGCCCAACCGAACTCCACGGCACCCTCGTTTGTGTCCACGTCGTGAACATCCCTGGCTACCTCGCTCAGCAGCGCTATCTCCCGATTTACGACCTCGACTTGAACCGGTCGTTCCCGGGGAGCGAACGATCGAACACCGCAGAACGCATGGCGAACGCCTTGTTTACGACGTTCATCAAGCAGTGCGACTTCGGCCTCGATTTCCACACCTCGACGCGCAACCGGACGACGATGTTCCACGTTCGCGCCGACATGAACAACCCCAACGTTGCCCGACTTGCGCGCTCCTTCGGGGCGAACGTCATCCTCGGCGGTGGCGGGGATGGCGGGTCGCTGCGCGGTGCGGCGACGAGCGCTGGCACGCCAACCATCACCATCGAGATGGGACAGGCACACCGCTTCCAACAACGGCTCATCAAACGGGCACTCGATGGGGTCGAAAGCGTTCTCGCGGAGTACGAACTGCTCCCCGACCGTGCCATTCACTGGCCTGGCTGGATAAAAGTGATAGACGACAGCAGCGACAAACGCTGGCTCAGAGCAGACGTAGGTGGCCTCGTCGAGATGCACCACGGACGGCGCGAGTTGGTGTACGAAGGCGAGGTGATAGCGACCATCAGCGACCACTTCAGAGACGAAGTACACGAGGTGACCGCGCCGTTTACAGGCTTGCTCGTGGGCTTGCTCCAAAACCCGGTTGCCGCGCCCGGCCACCCGCTCTGTCACCTCGTCTCGGTTGACGACCGAACCTTGGAAGTCATCGAATCAGAACAAGACCGGATACAACGGCGAAACGCGGTACTCGAAGGCTTTTAG